Genomic window (Stigmatella aurantiaca):
TCCATGGGGGCCCGCTCGATGGGCAGTCCCAGGCCGGCCCGGATGCGGTTCACATCCAGGAGGTCGGTGATCATCTGGTCCGCCCGGTCGATCGGATGCCCCAGGAGCCGGTCCGCCTCCCCATTGGAGTAGAGGATGCGCCCCGACGGAGCCTCCGCGAGGGTGAAACCCGCGGGCATCTGCTGCACGATCATCTCCAGGGTCCTGCGCTCGAACTGGACCGTGTTGGCCAAGTGCGCGTTCTCCAGGGCCACGCCAGCCAGGCCCCTCAGGGCCTTGAGGAGCTCCAGATCCTCCTGGGTGAAGGGCTGGTGGTCCTTCTTGTCGTGGAGCTCGAAGCATCCCAGCAATTCCCCGGAGCGGGCAAAGAGCGGCAGGTCGATGAGGTTGTAGAACCCCCGGCTCTTCTGGAGATGCGACAGGACATGCACATCCCGGGCGGCATCGTTCGAGATGTAGGGCTCCCGGGTGACCATCACATGGCCGGGAACCCCCTCGTTGGGCGCGAAGACGACGTGGCGGGGTTCAATGGCCTTCCCCTCGCGCCACAGGGATTCCACGATGACCATGCGCCCGTCGATCAGCCGTCCCCAGACGCCTTCGGCCGCATCCACCAGCTCCATGGCCAGCCAGACGAGCCTCCGCATGATGTCCAGGTTCTGACGGCTTGAGTTGAGTTCTCTCGCGGCGAGCGCCAGGAGCTCGAGTTGCCGGTTCCGGCGAGCAAGCTGCGCCTGGGTCCGCTGGAGTTCCGCCTCGAGCCGTGAGAGCCGGCGCTCGGGTTCCTCCTGATCTGTTCCTGCCGGAGTTTCCTGGGAGGCCATACTCCATGGGGATAAGCCTGCTGGCGGGCGGGGACCAGCCCTGAGACGGCCGGCCTCGTGCGTGACCAGCCAACCGGGCAAGGGCCTCCCACTCCATCTGCACGGCGGGCTGGATGGTAGGCTTCGGCCCATGTGCCCGTTTGACCGAGAGCCTTTCCAACAGGAGCATCACCGCGCGCGCGGCATCCTTCCGCGGCGCGAAGCAGGCCTCTGCTCGTGATGAAGGGACCGGAAGAACCCCTGGTGAGCCGCTCCCGGCCATTGCGCTGGCACCTCGCCCTGCTGACCGCGGGCGCGGTGCTCCCCGTCGTGGCGTTCTCCGGGCTCGTCGTGATGCAGCGGGCCAGCCAGATGCAGGAGGTGGCCGAGCGCAGCCTGCAGCGCTCGGCGCAGATGATCACCTTTGCCTTCGAGCGCGAGATGTCCGCGAGCCTCCGCACGCTCCAGGCACTGTCCCAGTCCGCGGCGCTCGACCACGGTGACATCGAGGGCTTTCGTGCCGAGGCCCAGCGCGTGGCGCGGACGCAGCCGTCCTGGCTGACGGTGATCCTGCTGACGCCGCAGGGAGAGCAGCTCGTCAACCTGAGGCGCCCGAAAGGAACGCCTCCGCTCCGCGCAACCGAGCCCGAGAGCCTCCGGCGCACCCTGGAGACGCGCCAGCCCACCGCCGGAGCCCTCGCGCCCGGTCAATCCACGGGGCAATGGGCCTTCCCGCTCCGGATCCCCGTCACGCGAGACGAGCAGCTTCGCTATGTGCTCACGGCCGTCATCACCCCCCAGGCCCTTCAGGAGGCCGTGACCCATCAGAACCCCGTGGAGGACGACGAGTTCACCCGCACCCTCGTCGATCACCAGGGCCGCATCGTCTTCCGCACGAAGAGCCCCGAGCGCTTCGTCGGAACCCGGGCCCACGCCGGCTTCCTTTCCATCACGGAGGCCCGGATCGAAGGCGTGTTCCGCCTCGACACGATGGAGGGCCAGCCCGCGTACGTGGCCTTCAGCCGCTCCGCCACCTGGGACTGGATCTCCGCGGTGGCCGTCCCCATCGAGGCCATCGACGGTCCCTTCCGGCGCTCGCTCCTGGCCGTGGGGGCCTCCGGAGTGCTGGCCCTGTTGCTGAGCGCGGCCGGGGCCATCACCTTCTCCCGCCGCTTCGCCCGGGACATCCACGCCGCGGCCACGGCCGCCGAGGCCCTGGCCTCGGGTGGCCAGCCCCAGCTCGGGCCCTCCTCCATCGCGGAGGTCCACCGGCTGGGCGAGTCGCTCGCCATCTCGGCCGGGCGCCTGCGCCAGCACGCGCAGGAAGAGCAATCCGCCCGGCAGGAGCTGGAGCAGGCCATCCGGGCGCGGGACGAGTTTCTCTCCCTGGCCTCCCACGAGCTGAAGACGCCGCTCACCTCGTTGATGCTCCAGACCCAGGTGCTTCAGCGCAAGCTCCAGCGGGAGCAGGCCCTGACGCCCGAGGCCGCGGGCAAGCTGTTGGACCAGACCGCCCGGCAGACCCAGCGCCTGGCGCGGCTGATCAACGACATGCTCGACATCTCGCGCATCACCACCGGCAAGCTCGAACTCGAGAAGGAGACATTCGACCTGGCGGCGCTGGCCAGCGAGGTCGTGGCGAAGCTGGCGCTCCAATTGGCCGAGGCACGCTGCGAGGTGTCGGTGCAAGCCGAGGGGCCCGTCGTCGGGACGTGGGACCGGCACCGGCTCGAGCAGGTTCTCACCAACCTGCTCACGAACGCGGCGCGCTACGGGGCGGGAACCCCGGTCGAGGTCAGCGTGCGCCGGCGGGAGCACCAGGCCGAGCTGCGGGTGAAAGACCATGGCCGTGGCATCGCCCCGGCCGACCAGGAGCGCATCTTTCACAAATTCGAGCGGGCCGTGAACGGCAACGAGGTGAGCGGGCTTGGGCTGGGTCTGTTCATCGTGCGCGAGCTTGTCGACATGCACGGAGGCTCCGTGCACGTCATGAGCACGCCCGGGCAGGGCGCCACCTTCACCGTCGTCCTGTCCTCCCTCTCACTCCGCTGAACGGGAACACCTTCCAAGCCACGTGTCCACGTCCCGAGCGGGCCCGTCAGCCCCGGTAGGCAGGCAGGGCGAGTCCCTTCGCGATGGCCAGCGCCCGAAGGACGAAGCCTGCCGTGGCCGCGACTCCCGCTGCGAGTGACTCGGGAGCTCCCAGTGCACGGAGGCCCACGAACAGCGCGGCGGCCAGCGCCGCGGCGGTGACGTAGATCTCCGGCCGCAAGAGGATCGACGGCTCGCCGGCCAGCACGTCGCGGATGACGCCGCCCACGCATCCGGTCACCACGCCCATCACCGTGGCGGGCAACGCCGGAATGCCGAAGCTCTGCGCCTTGGCGGCCCCATAGACGGCATAGGCGGCCAGTCCGATCGCATCGAACCAGTCGAGCGCCTTGCCCCGCCAGAACCGCGCGGGCGTGACCCAGACGAGGAGCGCCACGCTGAGGCTGACGGCGATCACCCGCGAGTCCCGCATCCAGAAGACCGGGGCACCAATGAGCAGATCCCGCACGGTGCCACCGCCCGTGCTGGTCACCGCGGCGAAGAAGCAGAAGGTGACGAGGTTCAGCTTCCGGCGCGCCGCCGCGAGCGCCCCGGAGGCCGCGAACACCGCGATGCCGAGGACATCGAGCCAGACGATGGCATGGGCGAGTTCGAAGATGGGAAGGCTCATGTTCCGCATGGCGCGGCGCAGGTTACCCGTTACATGGGACCGCGCACATGTTCGGCGAGGTGGTCAATCAACGCGGCCACCGGAAGCGGCAGCCCCCGGCGCCGGGTGAAGACGAGGTGAACCATCCCATCCGGCCCGTGCCAGTCCGGCAACACCTGGACGAGCTGGCCAGAGCGCAGGGCCACCTCGCAGGAGTGGGCGGGCAACAGCGCCACCCCCAGCCCGGCGATCGCCGCCTCCCGCACGGCGTGAAAGTCCCCGCACGCCAGCCGGGGCACATGGCGAAAGGTGTCCATCCGCGCCCCCGGCCCCTGGAGCTCCCAGACGTCCTCGCCCGCCTGTTCGGCGGAGCTCAGCGTCGGCACCTCGCGGAGGGCCTCCAGGGCCGTCGCGGACTTCAAGTGATTTGCCCACGGGGGGCCCGCCACGAGGATGCGGCGGCTCCGGGTGAGCGTGCGCACGGTGAACGCCGCGTCGGTGTCGAGCGAGGTGCGCACCCGGAGCGCCACGTCGATGCGCTCGGCGATGAGGTCCACCGGCCGGTTGGTGGCCACCACCTGCAGGTTCACCCGGGGGTAGCGCGCCATGAACCGCGCCAGAATGGCCGCCAGCGGCTCCATCATGCCCAGCGGGCTGCTGAACCGGACCGTCCCGTGGGGCTCGCCCTGGGTCGCCGCTACCGCCTCCTCCGCCCGCCGCACCTCGGCCATCACGTTCTGGCAGTGCTCGTAGAAGGCCTGCCCCACGTCGGTGACGCGGAAGCGCCGCGAGGAGCGTTCGATGAGCCGGACGCCCAGCCGCTCCTCGAGCTGTGCGACCCGGCGGCTGAGCTTCGACTTGGGTTGCCGCAGCGCCCGGCCGGCCGGGGCGAACCCCCCGTTCGCGACGACCTCGGAGAAGAAGAACAAGTCGTTCAGGTCGTGCATGGCCCCCTCATCGTTCTGAAATCGGAACGCAGGTTCC
Coding sequences:
- a CDS encoding sensor histidine kinase; this encodes MASQETPAGTDQEEPERRLSRLEAELQRTQAQLARRNRQLELLALAARELNSSRQNLDIMRRLVWLAMELVDAAEGVWGRLIDGRMVIVESLWREGKAIEPRHVVFAPNEGVPGHVMVTREPYISNDAARDVHVLSHLQKSRGFYNLIDLPLFARSGELLGCFELHDKKDHQPFTQEDLELLKALRGLAGVALENAHLANTVQFERRTLEMIVQQMPAGFTLAEAPSGRILYSNGEADRLLGHPIDRADQMITDLLDVNRIRAGLGLPIERAPMELRQVVAGTLQELSTLHGERFLLRGEARVQGTWDARALCRAVENLCGNAIKYGDPVQQVTVSLKQEGGRVELAVHNWGMPISPAEQAHLFQSFRRTRSAEASGKKGWGIGLTLVRGVAEAHGGSVSVESTEEAGTTFRLHLPTMPPG
- a CDS encoding sensor histidine kinase; protein product: MSRSRPLRWHLALLTAGAVLPVVAFSGLVVMQRASQMQEVAERSLQRSAQMITFAFEREMSASLRTLQALSQSAALDHGDIEGFRAEAQRVARTQPSWLTVILLTPQGEQLVNLRRPKGTPPLRATEPESLRRTLETRQPTAGALAPGQSTGQWAFPLRIPVTRDEQLRYVLTAVITPQALQEAVTHQNPVEDDEFTRTLVDHQGRIVFRTKSPERFVGTRAHAGFLSITEARIEGVFRLDTMEGQPAYVAFSRSATWDWISAVAVPIEAIDGPFRRSLLAVGASGVLALLLSAAGAITFSRRFARDIHAAATAAEALASGGQPQLGPSSIAEVHRLGESLAISAGRLRQHAQEEQSARQELEQAIRARDEFLSLASHELKTPLTSLMLQTQVLQRKLQREQALTPEAAGKLLDQTARQTQRLARLINDMLDISRITTGKLELEKETFDLAALASEVVAKLALQLAEARCEVSVQAEGPVVGTWDRHRLEQVLTNLLTNAARYGAGTPVEVSVRRREHQAELRVKDHGRGIAPADQERIFHKFERAVNGNEVSGLGLGLFIVRELVDMHGGSVHVMSTPGQGATFTVVLSSLSLR
- a CDS encoding trimeric intracellular cation channel family protein codes for the protein MSLPIFELAHAIVWLDVLGIAVFAASGALAAARRKLNLVTFCFFAAVTSTGGGTVRDLLIGAPVFWMRDSRVIAVSLSVALLVWVTPARFWRGKALDWFDAIGLAAYAVYGAAKAQSFGIPALPATVMGVVTGCVGGVIRDVLAGEPSILLRPEIYVTAAALAAALFVGLRALGAPESLAAGVAATAGFVLRALAIAKGLALPAYRG
- a CDS encoding LysR substrate-binding domain-containing protein produces the protein MHDLNDLFFFSEVVANGGFAPAGRALRQPKSKLSRRVAQLEERLGVRLIERSSRRFRVTDVGQAFYEHCQNVMAEVRRAEEAVAATQGEPHGTVRFSSPLGMMEPLAAILARFMARYPRVNLQVVATNRPVDLIAERIDVALRVRTSLDTDAAFTVRTLTRSRRILVAGPPWANHLKSATALEALREVPTLSSAEQAGEDVWELQGPGARMDTFRHVPRLACGDFHAVREAAIAGLGVALLPAHSCEVALRSGQLVQVLPDWHGPDGMVHLVFTRRRGLPLPVAALIDHLAEHVRGPM